The Listeria monocytogenes genome window below encodes:
- a CDS encoding ABC transporter ATP-binding protein: MKEFKQISRFFWHYLRGYKPQLFVILIAVVFATYLQVKAPQYIGNAVQELGDYVVRLLQTGVDDKSDFIHIIWMLILCYVLLAAATFIQSIIMTGVAGKSTNRMRIGLFRKMEKLSIRFFDSRNDGEMLSRFTSDLDNISNTLNQALIQVLSNVALMIGVIIMMFQQNVELAFVTLISAPFAIIIATVIIRKARKFVDVQQDELGVLNGYIDEKISGQKIIITNGLEEETIEGFVKQNNVVKNATYKGQVYSGLLFPMMQGISLLNTAIVIFFGGWLALNGDLERTAALGLIVMFVQYSQQFYMPLTQISSQYSLLQLAITGARRVSEVFAEEEEVERENLQTIDGINKGVKLDHVDFAYDPAKPVLKDVSIDVSKGKMVALVGPTGSGKTTVMNLLNRFYNVDGGAILFDDIDIRDIRLDSLRKQVGIVLQDSVLFTGTIRDNIVFGKPEASDEEVINAAKQANIHDFIMNLEKGYETEISDENNIFSVGQKQLMSIARTIITNPSLLILDEATSNVDTVTESRIQKAMDNVISGRTSFVIAHRLKTILDADHIVVLHQGEVIEQGNHDELMKAEGFYSELYHNQFVIE, from the coding sequence ATGAAAGAGTTCAAACAAATTAGTCGCTTTTTCTGGCACTATCTGCGGGGTTATAAGCCTCAACTTTTTGTCATTTTAATTGCTGTAGTTTTTGCGACATACCTTCAAGTAAAAGCACCACAATATATTGGTAACGCTGTTCAAGAGCTTGGAGATTACGTGGTTCGTTTACTACAAACGGGTGTTGATGACAAGAGTGACTTCATCCATATCATTTGGATGCTGATTCTCTGCTACGTACTGCTCGCTGCTGCCACTTTTATCCAAAGTATCATTATGACAGGGGTAGCTGGTAAATCGACGAACAGAATGCGTATAGGGCTTTTCCGCAAGATGGAAAAACTATCGATTCGTTTCTTCGATAGCCGCAATGATGGCGAAATGCTTAGCCGTTTCACTAGTGACTTAGATAATATTTCCAATACACTAAACCAAGCATTGATCCAAGTACTATCCAACGTCGCGCTAATGATTGGTGTTATCATCATGATGTTCCAACAAAATGTAGAACTAGCCTTCGTTACTCTAATATCTGCTCCATTTGCGATTATTATTGCAACAGTGATTATTCGAAAAGCACGTAAATTCGTTGATGTTCAACAAGATGAACTAGGCGTACTTAACGGCTACATTGATGAAAAAATTTCTGGTCAAAAAATTATTATCACAAATGGCTTAGAAGAAGAAACTATTGAGGGCTTTGTTAAACAAAATAATGTTGTTAAAAATGCTACTTACAAAGGTCAAGTTTACTCCGGTTTACTTTTCCCAATGATGCAAGGTATTTCCCTATTAAATACAGCTATCGTTATCTTCTTCGGTGGATGGTTAGCTCTAAACGGCGACCTTGAACGCACAGCCGCTCTTGGTTTAATCGTTATGTTCGTTCAATATTCACAACAATTTTATATGCCTCTTACACAAATTTCGTCCCAGTACAGCTTGCTACAACTAGCAATCACTGGTGCGCGTCGTGTTAGTGAAGTATTTGCAGAGGAAGAAGAAGTAGAACGCGAAAACTTACAAACAATTGATGGTATTAATAAAGGTGTCAAACTAGATCACGTAGATTTCGCTTATGACCCTGCAAAACCAGTTCTAAAAGACGTTTCAATTGATGTAAGTAAAGGTAAAATGGTGGCGCTTGTTGGACCAACTGGTTCTGGTAAGACAACTGTTATGAACCTGCTTAATCGCTTCTATAATGTCGATGGTGGCGCGATTCTCTTTGATGATATCGACATCCGCGACATTCGCCTTGATTCCCTTCGTAAACAAGTCGGTATCGTGCTACAAGATTCCGTACTATTTACAGGAACTATTCGCGATAACATTGTTTTCGGTAAGCCGGAAGCAAGCGACGAGGAAGTGATTAATGCTGCGAAACAAGCTAACATCCATGACTTCATTATGAACCTGGAAAAAGGTTATGAAACAGAAATCAGTGATGAAAACAATATTTTCAGCGTTGGTCAAAAGCAGCTTATGAGTATTGCGAGAACTATTATTACGAACCCTTCTCTTCTAATTCTAGATGAAGCGACAAGTAATGTAGATACCGTAACCGAAAGCCGGATCCAAAAAGCTATGGACAACGTAATCTCCGGCCGAACTAGCTTCGTCATCGCCCACCGTTTAAAAACCATCCTCGATGCCGACCATATCGTCGTCCTACATCAAGGTGAAGTGATTGAACAAGGTAACCATGATGAGCTGATGAAGGCGGAAGGATTTTATTCTGAGCTTTATCATAATCAGTTTGTTATTGAGTAA
- a CDS encoding barstar family protein, which translates to MCASAKKEVTIDLKKVSTKEELQILLKQELDFPDYYGGNWDAFWDTITGLVELPEKIIFEHWSDLEESIPDEANSLKEMLNNFNKKYPMMKTEDVVDRITFIK; encoded by the coding sequence ATGTGCGCTTCGGCAAAAAAGGAAGTTACAATAGATTTAAAAAAAGTGTCAACTAAAGAAGAGTTACAAATTTTATTAAAACAAGAGCTTGATTTTCCTGATTATTATGGAGGAAATTGGGATGCTTTTTGGGATACTATAACAGGATTAGTTGAATTACCAGAGAAAATTATATTCGAACATTGGTCAGACTTGGAAGAGTCTATTCCAGACGAAGCAAATTCATTAAAAGAGATGCTGAACAACTTTAATAAAAAATACCCTATGATGAAAACTGAGGATGTAGTTGATAGAATCACATTTATAAAATAG
- a CDS encoding DUF2247 family protein, producing the protein MNYINEFKEYDIPFSWNELKVGRFGYSDNNFYLQEMLDNELVMKYTLDYLSKNIEEQNPYLWELGSLCRPYDENELYKLLDELKESIAQDLKSYYRWRWILVNNLLNKISNKDYVNALLEVSEFWLDLNSPFDMPYQYQGIENKLEPQQFYTEKHFYEVISNHKKWLDNEKEKLK; encoded by the coding sequence ATGAATTATATAAATGAATTTAAAGAATATGATATTCCTTTTTCTTGGAATGAGCTTAAAGTAGGGAGATTTGGATATTCAGATAACAATTTTTACTTACAAGAAATGCTTGATAATGAACTTGTAATGAAATACACATTAGACTATCTATCTAAAAATATAGAGGAACAAAATCCTTATTTATGGGAGCTTGGAAGTTTATGTAGACCTTATGATGAGAATGAATTATACAAACTTCTAGATGAGCTTAAAGAATCTATTGCACAAGATTTGAAGTCCTACTATAGATGGAGATGGATTTTAGTTAATAATCTATTAAATAAAATATCGAATAAAGATTATGTAAATGCTTTGTTAGAGGTTAGTGAATTCTGGCTAGATTTAAATTCTCCTTTCGATATGCCTTATCAGTATCAAGGAATTGAAAATAAATTAGAACCTCAACAATTTTATACTGAGAAACATTTCTATGAAGTTATTTCCAATCATAAAAAATGGTTGGATAACGAAAAAGAGAAATTAAAGTAA